CCTTGAACTGGCCCTGCTCAACCTGTGTCGCAATGCCCTGCAGGCCGCCGACGGGCAGATCGGCATCAGCGTGGAAGCCGATGCCGACTGGCTGCACATGCACATCGACGATGACGGCCCCGGCCTGCCGGACGGTCCGATCGAACGCTTGCTGGAACCCTTTTACACCACCAAATCCCCGGGCGAAGGCACTGGCCTTGGCCTCGCCATCGTCAACAGCGTCGCGGAAGAGCATGCCGGCAGCTTGCAGCTCGGGCACAGCCCGCTGGGCGGTTGCCGCGCCACCCTGAGCCTGCCACTCACCCGACCGGAGACCCCGCATGCCGAAAGCTGAAGCCATTCTGCTGGTTGAAGATGATGCCAGCCTGCGCGAGTTGCTGGCCGAAGAACTGGAAGCCGAAGGCTATCAGGTAGCTGCCTGTGGCGATGCCGAAAGCGCCGTTGAACACCTGCGTGAACACACCCCGGCACTGGTGGTCAGTGATCTGCGCCTGCCCGGGGCTGACGGCCTCAGCCTGGTCAGTCATTGCAGCCAGTTGCAACCGCCGCCGTCGATTCTGATCATCACCGCTTTTGGTTCGGTACAGCAGGCGGTGCAGGCGCTCAAGGTGGGGGCGGACGACTTTCTCACCAAGCCGCTGGAAATGGATCACTTTCTGCTCACGGTCAAACGCCTGTTGGACAACCGCCAGCTGCGCGATGAAGTGCAGCACTATCGCGAGCTGCTGGCGGCCGACCAGTTTCACGGCATCATTGGCCAGAGCCCGGCCATGCAGCAGCTGTTTCACCAGATCCGTCAGATTGCTACCGCCGAAGGCCCCGTTCTGGTCCAGGGAGAGAGCGGTACCGGCAAGGAGCTGGTCGCCCGTGCCCTGCACGAGCAAAGCTGCCGCGCCGGCAAACCCTACCTGACGGTCAACTGTGGCGGCATTCCCGGCGAATTGATGGAAAGCGAGTTTTTCGGCCATGCCGCCGGCGCCTTTACCGGCGCCCGTCAGCAACGGGCCGGGCTGTTTCAACAGGCCAACGGCGGCACCCTGATGCTGGATGAGCTGGGGGAAATGCCGCTGACGCTGCAGGCCAAGCTGCTGCGCGCGCTGCAGGACGGGCATATTCGCCCGGTCGGCAGTGACCATGAAATCCAGGTTGATGTGCGCGTGATCGGCGCCACCAATCGCGATCTGACTGCAGCAGTGGCGGCCGGTGACTTTCGGGAAGACCTGTTCTACCGGCTGGAAACCTTTGCCTTGCAGATTCCACCGCTGCGTCAGCGCACGGGCGATGTCATGTTGTTGGCCAAGGTGTTTCTGGCGCAGGTGAACAGTCGGCAGAACATCCGTCTGCGCGGCTTCACTGATGCCGCTACCACCTTGCTCAACAGCTACCCGTTTCCCGGCAACGTGCGCGAACTGCAAAATGCAGTTGAGCGGGCAGCAACCTTCTGCACCAGCGAATGGATTGATGTACCGGAATTGCCTCAGCGCATCCGTGACTACAACGGTACCCCGTGCAGCGCTGACCTGACCGCCACGGTGGAGCAGGATCTGACCAGCCCTGCCGTGCTGACGGACGACCTGCAAAGCCTGGAACAGGTGCAGCGGTTGCATATCCAGCGCGTTTTGCAGTCCACTGGCGGCAACAAGCGCAAAGCCGCAGAAATTCTGGGTATCACCCGCCGCACCCTGTATCGCTGGCTGGAATAATGCGGCCAGTGAATACACCGGCATAGCGCGCAAACCGCCTGACCACGGGTAGACTGACCTTTTCGGATTACCGGGGGACAATCCATGCAACTAGCCAAAGCTTTTTTCGATGTCGGCCTGTTCAGCAACCAGGCTGCCGCGCACCACAGCTTCTGGAGCGAACGCATCGCCCTTCCCTTCGATCACAGCCTGAAGCTGGGCGGCGGCGTGCTGCAGCACCGCTTTCAGGTGGGCAGCGCCGTACTCAAACTGAACGATGCCCGCGATCCCTTGCCGACAGCCCGGGGGCCGATCCGCGAACTGCTGGTGGCGCACCCTGACTGCCAGCAGGTGGAATCCCTGCAGGACCCCGACGGCAACCGGATCACCCGCGTGCCGTCGGGGCATGATGACATTCATGGCCTGGCCGTGCGTCTGGCCGTGGCCGACCCGGCCCGCAGTGCCGATTTTTACCAGCGGGCGCTGGGCTGCAAGCTGATCAGCCCGGCCCGGCTGCAAGCGGGTGAAGCCATCCTGCTGCTTGAGCAGGCCGACTCGCCAGCCGAGCAGGAGCAACCCCTGGCCGCTATCGGCCTGCGCTATCTGACGCTGCAGGTGTTTGACTGCGATGCAGCCCACGCGGCCGCATTGGCCGCCGGAGCCAGCAATGGCCGCGACCCGGTGACCCTTGGCAGCACCGCCCGGATTGCCTTTATCCGCGACCCGGATGGCACCTGGATCGAACTGTCCGAACGCGCTTCAGTGACCGGCAAGGCGGTGTGAGCCGACCTCACACAGGGATTTACACAGTCTTTACCCAACGCCGGCACAACAGTGGCCCCTTCCGATTACACTAGGCGCAGTTTTCAGTTGATTGGATAGTCCATGTCTGCGTCTCGTCGTTCCTATTGGTGGTTACTGCTGTTATTGCTTGTTGGCGCCCTGCTGGTGGCCGGTTATCTGTGGCATGCCAATCAGCAAAATACGCCGCAATACACCACGGCCAGCGTCACCCGGGGCGATGTGGAAGACAGCATCACTGCGCTGGGTACCCTGGAGCCGCTGAACTCGGTGGACGTTGGCACCCAGGTGTCCGGCCAGCTGAAACAGTTGCATGTCGAACCCGGCGACCAGGTCAGCGAGGGTGATCTGCTGGCTGAAATCGATTCGACAATTTACCTGGCCCGCGTCGAAGCCAGTACCGCACAGCTGGCCAACCAGCGTGCGCAGCTGACGGATCGCCGGGCCCAGCAGACCCTCGCCCGCCTGCAAGCGGAACGCCAGCGCGAGCTGTTTGCCCTTGATGCCACCAGCGAAGAAGCCCTGCAGACTGCCGAAGCCACGCTGCTCTCGGCCAATGCCCAGATCGAAGCCTTGCAGGCGCAGATTCGCCAGACCGAATCCGGCCTCAAGGGCGATCAGGCCGACCTCAATTACACCCGGATCTACGCCCCCATGGCGGGTACCGTGGTAGAGCAGTTTGCCAATCAGGGCCAGACCCTGAATGCCAACCAGACCGCGCCGGTCGTGGTACAGATTGCCGACCTGGCCACCATGACCGTGCGCACCCAGGTATCCGAAGCGGATATCAGCCGCATCGAGCCGGGCATGCCGGTGTACTTTTCCACCCTTGGCCAGCCCCAGCGCCGCTGGGAAAGCAGCCTGCGGCAGATATTGCCAACCCCGGAAATCATCAACAATGTGGTGCTGTTCAACGCCCTGTTCGATGTACCCAACCCGGATAACGAACTGCTGCCGAAGATGAGCGCCCAGGTGTTTTTTGTGCGCGCCGCCGCCGAAGACGTACTGACCGTTCCGATTGCTGCCTTGCAACCGTTGCCCAACGCCGACAGCCGTGACCGTTTTCGGGTGCGCGTTCTGCATCAAGGCGCGGTAGAAGAGCGCGAAGTGCGCACCGGCGTGCGTACCCGGGTGGTGGCGGAAATTCTCGAGGGGCTGAGTGAGGGCGAGCAGGTGATTACCAGCCAGCCACTGGACGCAGCCAGCGGCAGTGAAGGCATGCCACGGCGGATGCGTTGAGATGAATACGCCCCTGATCGAGCTGCGCGATATCAGCCGTACCTATCGCAACGGCGAGCTGGCCACCACGGTGCTGACGGATGTCTCGCTGAGCATTCAGCCCGGTGAGTTCGTTGCCATTATGGGCGCTTCCGGGTCCGGCAAATCGACCCTGATGAACATCCTCGGATGCCTGGACAAACCCAGCACCGGCCAGTACCTGTTTCAGGGCCGCGATATTGCCCAACTGGACAAGGACGCCCTGGCCAGCCTGCGGCGGGAAACCTTCGGCTTTATTTTTCAGAGCTACAACCTGATCCCCTCGGCCAGTGCCACGGAGAATGTCGAAGTACCGGCGATCTATGCCGGCATGCCGCGCGAAGCCCGGCACCGTCGGGCTGAACGTCTGCTGACCGAGCTGGGTCTGGGTGAGCGGTTGCGCAACCGTCCCAGCCAACTGTCCGGCGGCCAGCAACAGCGGGTATCCATCGCCCGCGCGCTGATGAACGATGCCCGCGTGTTGCTGGCCGACGAACCCACAGGCGCGCTGGATAGCCAGAGCGGCAAGGATGTACTGGCGCTGCTCAAGCAGCTGCATGAACGGGGCAAGACAGTGATCGTCATCACCCACGATCCGAAGGTCGCCGCCCATGCCGATCGGCTGATCGAGATTGCCGACGGTCAGATCATTGCCGACAGCGGCAGCCGCAGCGAGCAACCCGCCGCCCCGCAATCGCCGGCCGAGGAGCACCCGATACGCGGCCTGCTCGGCGACACCCTGGAAGCGGTACGCATGGCTTTGCGTGCGTTGCGCGCCAACCTGTTTCGCACCGTGCTGACGCTGCTCGGCATCGTGATCGGCGTGGCGTCGGTCGTGGTCATGCTCGCCGTCGGCAATGGCGCACAGAAAGAAGTGGTCGACCGCATCAGTGCCATGGGTACCAACCTGTTGCTGGTCCGCCCCGGCGCACCCAATACCCGCCGCTCGGTGGATGGCTCGACCAATACCCTGATGCCGGAAGATGCCGAACTGGTTGCCCAGGTGGACAATGTGCGCGCCGCCGTACCGGAAATGAGCGGCCGCGCCACCCTGCGCTTCGGCAATACCGATTATCAGACCAGCGTGACCGCCACCAGCCCCGATCTGCCGCTGGCACGCAGCTGGCCGGTCGCCAACGGCGTCTTTCTCGACCAGCAGGACAATGCCCGTTACGCCGCCGTGACCGTGCTCGGGCAAACAGTGGTGAACAACCTGTTCGGTGACCAGGACCCGCTGGGCGACTATGTGCTGATCAACAACGTGCCTTTCCAGGTGATCGGCGTGATGAGCGAACGAGGCGCAACACCCTGGGGCAGCGACCAGGATGATGTGGTGCTGGTACCCCTGAACACTGGCAGCCTGCGGCTGATTGGCCAGCGGCACCTGAACACCATTACCGTGATGGTGGATGATCTGGGTCTGGCCGACCAGACCCAGGAAGCTGTGCGACAAACCCTGATTCAGGCCCACGCCGGGGTGGAAGATTTCCAGATTCGCAATATGGCCTCGCTGATCGACAATGTGGCGCAGACGCAGAATACCTTTACCGTACTGCTCGGCTCGATTGCGGCCATCTCGCTGCTGGTTGGCGGCATCGGGGTGATGAACATCATGCTGGTGAACGTGACCGAACGCACCCGCGAGATCGGTATTCGCATGGCCACCGGCGCCCGCACGCGGAATATCCTGCAGCAGTTTATTGTCGAGGCGATGGTGGTTTCCGCCATTGGCGGCGCGCTGGGCGTGCTCTTCGGGCTGGCCTTTGCTGCCGGCCTGCAGGCTCTGGGCACCGCCATCCAGTTCACCAGCGGCCCGGTCATTCTCGCCTTTGCCTGTGCCTTTGCCACCGGCCTGATCTTTGGTTTCATGCCGGCGCGCAAGGCCGCTCACCTTGACCCCGTGGTAGCCCTGAATGCTGACTAGACTCCTTGCCTGCCTGTTCGCCAGCCTGACCCTGAGCGCCTGCGCCCTGCAAACGCCATTGCCGGAACAACCCATTGCGCCACCGGCCCACTGGTCAACCGAGAGCAGCGCCGAGCTCGAAACAACCGACTGGACGGCCTGGCAGTCAGCCCAGCTACAGACCCTGCAACAACAGGCACTGAGCGCCAACCTGGATATCGCCAGCTCCATCGCCCGGCTGCGACAGGCCGATGCGCAATTGCAACAAAGCGGCGCCAGCCTGTTACCCCAGCTCAGTGCCGGACTGGGTGCCAACCGCAGCGACAGCGAACGCACTGACAGCGACGGCAACAGCAGCCGCAACAGTTACAGCGGCAACCTGAATGCCAGTTATGAAGTGGACTTGTGGGGCCGCCTGCGCGCGGAACGCGATGCCAGCCGCGCCAGCCTGCTGGCCAGCGAGTTTGATCATGCCAGTCTGCTGTTGACCATCGAAGCCAGCGTGGCCAGCACCTGGTTCCAGCGTCTGGAAACCCGCCGCCGTCTGCAACTGGCCGAAGACAGCCTGGCCAATGCCCAACGGGTGCTCGAGCTGGTGGAAAACCGCTATCGCCTGGGTGCGATCGACAGTCTGGAAGTCAGCCAGCAGCGTACGCTGGTCGCCCAGCTGCAAGCCGGCTTGCCCACCCTGCGCCAGCAATACCGCCAGCAAAGCAACGCCCTGGCGCTATTGATCGGCCAGGGCCCGGATGCCGAGCTGCCGGAGTCAGCACCCGCACTGCTGGCCGACTTGCAGGTACCCGAGATTGCCCCCGGCCTGCCGGCCAGCCTGCTGCAGCGCCGGCCGGACATCCGTGCCAGCGAAGCCCGCCTGCAAGCGGCCAATGCCGATCTGACCGCCGCCCGTGCCGCCCTGTACCCGAGCATCCAGTTGACCGGGCAATACGGCGCACAAAGCCTGGCGCTGTCCAGTCTGGTGAATAACCCGGTCACCGCCTGGAACCTGGCCGCCGGCCTGAGCCAGCCCATCTTCCAGGGTGGCCGCCTGCGCGCTCGCGTTGCCCAGACCCGTGCCCGTCAGGACGAATTGCTGATCGATTATCAGCGCACCCTGCTGACGGCTTTTATCGATGTTGACAACGCCCTGAGCAATGTCGACCAGACCCGCCAGCGCGCCGCATACCTGGCCGCCACCGAAGCCGAGGCCAGCCGCGCTCTGGAACTGGCCGAGATCCGCTACCGCTCCGGTGCCATCGATCTGCAAACCCTGCTGGATACCCAGCGCACCTGGTACAGCAGCCAGGACAATCTGGCCCAGGTCCGTGCGGCGCAACTGCTGGCCAGTGTCGATCTGTTCCGGGCCCTGGGTGGCGGCTGGCAAGCGGGCGCGGTAAGCTATCCGACCGACAATGATTGACTGGAGCCAACACCACCTTGCCCGCCTGCCTGCATCTCGCCACGCTGAATGAGCGCCACTTTACCCGCCACCCCGAGCCCCTGCCCGCGCTGACGGCTTGTCTGGATGGGCTTGATCGTTTGGGCAAGGCGCTGGGCGCAGGCAGCCTGAGTCAGTTCGTGGATATTACCGAGCTTGAATTGCAGGATGCCGAAGCGCTGCTGGAAGCATCGGAAACAGTCAACCGCAGCGTTGACCCCGAAACCGGCCTGGTCTGCGCGCTGGAAGACATGCAGTGGTTTCCCGTCGCCGCCGGCATGATTACCCTGGAAGCCATGCTCAATCACCTGGCTCGCAATCACCCACGCGAACTCAAGGGTGCCGATCTGGCGCAACTGAGCGCCGAACTTGTCTACTGCGAACAGCAGCTACGCCCGCTGGAGCACGAGGGCGCGCAATTTCATTTGCATGCGGTCGTCAGCGACTGATCGCGCACTGCCAGCCCGACGCCTGACTCCAACTGATCATCCAGCACCTCTCCCATCAAACCCTGAATGGAGTGCCGGGTAGTCAGCATCAGCGATTCCAGTTCAGCGCGCGAGTAATCGCGCGTATCGATCGGCTCACCGATATGCACCGACACTGGCTGGCCCAGGTTGAAACGCCAGCTTCTGGCCGGCAGCACCTTGCTGATGCCGCGAATACCGACCGGAATGATCACCGCTTCGGTATCCAGCGCCAGATGAAAGCAGCCCTTCTTGAACGGCAATAATTCACCGCCCAGCGATCGCGTGCCTTCCGGCGCAGCCCAGAGCACAATGCCCGATTCCATCATCGCCCGCGCCTTGTCCAGATCTTTCAGCGCCTGGTTACGCTTGCGCCGGTTGATCGAGGGGAATTCTGCGGTACGCATGGTGATGCCGAGCAAGGGAATGCGGTACAGCTCGGCCTTGGCCAGCATGCGGATCGAACCCGGCATGGCGGCAAATATGGCCGGAATATCGTAGTGACTGGCATGGTTGCAGAGAATAATGTAACGCCGACCATCGTTGAGCTCCGGTGCCTGCCCCACGACGTGCAGATCCATGCGCACCAGGCGCAGCAACAGCGCTGCCCACCGACGGGTATAGCGATCAACCCGTGACCGGTCGAGGCGGCGGAAAGCCGCACGAACCAATACGTCGATACAAAATCCTGCTGTTACCAATACCGATCCCAGAACCACGCCAATACGGCGTGCCAGGTTGGCTGACTCGGTAAATACCGGCAGTCTGGTCATTGTTATTCTCCGGTCTTGCAACCTGGACGTGTCTTGAAATACAAAGGTTGCCATAATACCGACATAAAAGCCTATTCTGCACTCTCATTACCTACGTAGTACAAGGCATCACATGACAGAGCTGGTTCGCATCATCTACATCAGCCGGGCAACGTTCGACACTCTGCCAGCGGCAGACGGCGTTGAACCTACGGTTTCACGCATTCTTTCTGTTTCCCGGCGCAACAACCGCAACAATGGTCTGGTGGGCATGTTGTATTACGGCGACAGCTGCTTCTTTCAGTGCCTGGAGGGTGAGCGCAACAAGGTCGAGGCACTGTACCGGACCCTGCTGAAAGACAAGCGGCATACCGATCTGAAAATTCTTGCCAGCGAACCGATCAAGCGCCTGTCATTCCCGGACTGGAACATGAAATATGTTCCCCTGGATCAGAGCATGAGCCGTTTGATGAGTGAGCATGGATTCGAGCGCTTTGACCCTTACCGCTTTGATCACCACCTGGTTGAGCGCGTGATGCAGTTGATGCAGGGCGTACCCGACCCGACCGAGCCGACTACGGAACCCCGGCCTTCAGCCCCCTGCCGCAGCATCCAGCTGGACACCGCAGAGCAGGCACCGCCAGCGTCCGAGGGTAGCCGCACCCCCCTGCTGCTCCCCGCGATTGCCATCACCATCAGTAGCCTTGCCCTGCTGATAAGCCTCAGCTGCCTGGGCATGCAACTGGGCTGGCTCTAGCCACTGATCAGCGCTTCCAGGCGGGCCAGCAAACCGGCCTCATCCACCGTATCGCATTGCTCGGGTTGCAGAAACTGTTCCGCGTACTGGCGATAGACACCCCCGGCAATGAACAGGTGCAACAGATCGGCATCCACGTGTTGCTGTTCGGCCATGCTGACCAGAATACCGAGTGATACCGACAGGGTCTTGGCCTCCTTGTAGGGCCGGTCGGCAGCGGTGAGCGCTTCGAAAATATCTGCAATCGCCATAATCCGCTCCGGCACACCCAACTGCTCGGCAGTCAGCCGGCGCGGGTAACCCCGACCATCCAGCGTTTCGTGGTGAGTGGCTGCCAATGTCGGTACCCGTTGCAGGTAACGCGGGAATGGCAAGCTTTCCAGCATGATCAACGTCTGCACGATGTGATCATTGATCTTGAAGCGTTCTTCCGGCGTCAGGGTGCCGCGACTGATGCGCAGGTTGTACAGTTCCCCCAGGTGCATGGCGTGCTCGGGCAATGCCATATCAAAGCCCCAGTGGTTGGCCGGATTATCCCGCTCGACCGGTGGCTTTTTGTCGCCCCAGGGAAAAATATGCTCCGGACGGTCAGCCAGCAAGCCCTCGCTGACCGGCAAGTCTTGCGTCGGGATCTCTGCCATGCGCGCCTGCTCGGCCAGGGACAGCCCCAGGCGATTGTCAAAGTGGCGCAGCCAGCGCCGCTGGGCAATCTGTTCCAGTTCGGCAACCTGCTCATCTGACATGGCTTCGCCACCGATATTGGCCTTGGCAACCAGGGCAAACTCTTCCTGCAATTGCTGCTGCACTGCCCGGCAATCCTGGCGTAACTGCTCACCATCGCCACCGCTCAGCTGGGCGCGCAGACAGTCCAGCTCGGCATCGCGCCAGAGCACTTCGAAGCGGGTGCGGATTTCATGGATACGGTTGTAGATGGTTTCCAGCTTGGTGGCCTTGTCGACCACATATTCCGGGCTGGTGATCTTGCCACAATCATGCAGCCAGGACGCCAGATGAAACTCGTAATGCTGATCCTCGTTCATGTTGAAATCCGCCAACGCGCCTTCCCGCGCTGCTTCGGCCTTGGACAGCAACATCTTCGCCAGCTGTGGCACGCGCTCGCAGTGCCCGCCCGTGTAGGGTGACTTGGCATCAATCGCATCGGCCAGCAAGCGAATCATTGCATCCAGCAGTCGCTGCTGGCCGGCAAACAGGATGCGCGTTTCAATGGCCACCGACAGGGTGCCGGACAGGTCCTGCACAAAGCGCTGCAGGCGCTGCCGAAAGTCGCCTTCCAGTTGCACCGAGAGCTCCACGACCAGCAAACCGAGCAAGGCCTTGTGGCGGTCATGCAAGGCCACCACCAGATAGCTGTGATCGGCATCCAGGCGATGCAACAGCTGCTCTTCCGGGGCGTTGCGGAACGCCTCGTCCAGCACAAAGGTGTCAGGGTAATGGGCTCCCTGGTAGCGACTGCTGCAGTTGAGCCGGGTATCCGTTTCATTGCACAGATACACGGCGCCGCTGCGTCCTTCAGCTGTGGCCACCAGATGCTCCATGACCTCGTCGAGCATTTGCTCCAGGTGCGGCTCATGACTCAGCGCCAGCGTGATCTGCTGAAAATGGTCAATCGCCGAACCCATGCGCCCCATGAGCACGCTCAGGTGGTTGACCTCCCTGATTCGCGAACGCACGCGCGGGGGCTGGGTAAAATCGAAGTCGCTGAATGCACGCACCTGCTCGGCCAATTCACTCAACGGCTCCCCCAGACGCCGCCCGAATTTCCAGCCCAGCGGCAATATGACCAGCATAATGGCCAGCGCCCAGATGGCCTGATCAAGCAGGATGTCACGGGCGCCGGCAAGCAATTCCCAGCCGGGAATGGCGATCAGAACATGCACCCCGGAATCGGCAAAGGCCGCCAGCGGCAAGCTGATGCCATACCAGGTCGCGTTATCCGACACATAGCTGACGGGCTCACTCTGATCCGCCCGCAGGGCCACCTGCCCGGAGAGAGTGTGCAAGGCCGGGTTGGTCAGTTCTGACAGTCCGGCCAATCGAAAACTGCCGTTCTGCTGTTTCAGGATCTGCTCCAGGTCCGGGTAGGCCAGCACCCGGCCGTCGGCATCAACCACGGCAACTTCGCTGCCCGGTGTCATGCGCATATCGTGGAGTTCGCTGGCCAGATCACCCAGGGCAGCATCGAGGCCAATGACTGCATCGCCCACCTTGCTCGGCAAGGCCATGGTCAGGCCGACTTCACCGGTGGTAAAGAACACATAGGGTTCCGTCAGCAGCAGTTCACCGGTCTCTCTGGCCTGCTGGTACCAGGGGCGGGTACGTGGATCGAAGCGGTATTCAGCTTCAGCCTGCCCCGGCAGCACAGTCAGCTCGGCATCATAGAACTGCCAGTGCCCCCGGAGCTGTTGATCATCGCCATAATGCATGCTCTGGACCAGATAGGCTGCCTGCTCGGGAGGGGCCTGTGCCAGCGCCGGATTGCGCCCTTGCAGCGGGCGGACCAGCAGAAATTCGCCATTGGCATAGCCGATGAAAACCGCACTCAGGGTGGAGTTCGCCGTCAACACCTCGACCAGCAGGGGTAATCGCTCCAGGCGTTGTTCAATATCGGTAGCGGCACCCAATGGATCATGCGCCAAGGCATGCAGGGTATTTTCCGCCGGGCTGATCAGACGACCGGCCCGTTCATCCATGATCACCGCCAGTTGCCGCGCCGAATCCTCGGCGGCGGCCAGCATGGCAGCACTGGTTCCGCGATAGCCCTGAACCACGGTAACCAGCATGACCGCCAGCAGACTGAGAACGATACCGCCAGCCAGCATCCATTGCACCGGCAAGCCGCTATTGCGCATTTTCTTCATTCCTTGAACTACCCGTTAGCGATATACCTTTACAAGATAGGTCACTTTAAGGTGAACTGCCGTGGCAGACGCCATTCATCAGAACAATAATTCGTATTTCAATGCTCCGACTGCTGTTTACACTCGCCCTGACATTTGCCCTGACCGCCAACCACCTGTGGGCGGACTCGCTGCCCCTGGTACCGGATGCTGATGGCCGCCATCGCATTACCGTGGGCCTGATTGAATTCCCGCCCTATTCCTACACCACCGAGACGGGTGACATTGGTGGGCTTTTTATCCCCTTGATGGAGCAAATTCTCGACGAGGCGGGTTTCACCGCCCAGTTTCGCATGCTGCCGATCAGCCGCCTGAGCCTGGGGCTGCAGGATGGGGCTGTGCACCTGTGGCCGGGCATCGATGGCAAAAGCGACTTGCGCGACCATACCTTCGTCGGTGATCAGTCTCTGGCGCATATCAGTATCAACCTGTATCACCGCAAGGACTCGCCAGCTCCGGTCTGGCCCGATGCCCTGCATGGTCAGGAAGTGATCATGCTCAGCGGCTACGACTACTCGCCAGGCATCATGCAGGTGATCAATTCACCGGCGAACCAGATTACACCGCGTTACTCCCACCAGCATGAAGGGGCTGTCGGGATGCTGCTGCACCGTCGTGCCAATTTTCTGATCAACTACCAGGCCCCCATGCAGCAACTGTTTCAGCAACAACCGGAACTCGCCGAGCAACTGCGTCAGCGGCCACTGGAACGCATCCCTCTGCAGATGGTGGTCTCTCGCCAGGCACCGATCGGCGGTGAATATCTGTTGCAGCAACTGGAGCAGGCCTACTCGACTCTGCGTACTGAACAGCGCGATATTCAGCTGCCCGATAGCTGATGCAGCCGGGCACTGGCTGACGTAAGCTGGCGGCAATCATGGCCCGACCGCATGGGGCTTTTTTACCGGGGAGAGTGCCGACATGCCGACCTTTGAACACCAGATGCTGCAACTCGACAGTATTCAACTCAGCCTGTACAGCGCAGGCCCGGTTAGCGGGCCCGTGGTCTGGCTGCTGCACGGCTTTCCCGAATGCTGGTATTCCTGGCGACACCAGATAGCAGCCCTCAGTGCTGCCGGTTACCGGGTAATGGCCCCGG
This sequence is a window from Halopseudomonas salegens. Protein-coding genes within it:
- a CDS encoding HD domain-containing phosphohydrolase — protein: MRNSGLPVQWMLAGGIVLSLLAVMLVTVVQGYRGTSAAMLAAAEDSARQLAVIMDERAGRLISPAENTLHALAHDPLGAATDIEQRLERLPLLVEVLTANSTLSAVFIGYANGEFLLVRPLQGRNPALAQAPPEQAAYLVQSMHYGDDQQLRGHWQFYDAELTVLPGQAEAEYRFDPRTRPWYQQARETGELLLTEPYVFFTTGEVGLTMALPSKVGDAVIGLDAALGDLASELHDMRMTPGSEVAVVDADGRVLAYPDLEQILKQQNGSFRLAGLSELTNPALHTLSGQVALRADQSEPVSYVSDNATWYGISLPLAAFADSGVHVLIAIPGWELLAGARDILLDQAIWALAIMLVILPLGWKFGRRLGEPLSELAEQVRAFSDFDFTQPPRVRSRIREVNHLSVLMGRMGSAIDHFQQITLALSHEPHLEQMLDEVMEHLVATAEGRSGAVYLCNETDTRLNCSSRYQGAHYPDTFVLDEAFRNAPEEQLLHRLDADHSYLVVALHDRHKALLGLLVVELSVQLEGDFRQRLQRFVQDLSGTLSVAIETRILFAGQQRLLDAMIRLLADAIDAKSPYTGGHCERVPQLAKMLLSKAEAAREGALADFNMNEDQHYEFHLASWLHDCGKITSPEYVVDKATKLETIYNRIHEIRTRFEVLWRDAELDCLRAQLSGGDGEQLRQDCRAVQQQLQEEFALVAKANIGGEAMSDEQVAELEQIAQRRWLRHFDNRLGLSLAEQARMAEIPTQDLPVSEGLLADRPEHIFPWGDKKPPVERDNPANHWGFDMALPEHAMHLGELYNLRISRGTLTPEERFKINDHIVQTLIMLESLPFPRYLQRVPTLAATHHETLDGRGYPRRLTAEQLGVPERIMAIADIFEALTAADRPYKEAKTLSVSLGILVSMAEQQHVDADLLHLFIAGGVYRQYAEQFLQPEQCDTVDEAGLLARLEALISG
- a CDS encoding substrate-binding periplasmic protein, which translates into the protein MLRLLFTLALTFALTANHLWADSLPLVPDADGRHRITVGLIEFPPYSYTTETGDIGGLFIPLMEQILDEAGFTAQFRMLPISRLSLGLQDGAVHLWPGIDGKSDLRDHTFVGDQSLAHISINLYHRKDSPAPVWPDALHGQEVIMLSGYDYSPGIMQVINSPANQITPRYSHQHEGAVGMLLHRRANFLINYQAPMQQLFQQQPELAEQLRQRPLERIPLQMVVSRQAPIGGEYLLQQLEQAYSTLRTEQRDIQLPDS
- a CDS encoding BLUF domain-containing protein gives rise to the protein MTELVRIIYISRATFDTLPAADGVEPTVSRILSVSRRNNRNNGLVGMLYYGDSCFFQCLEGERNKVEALYRTLLKDKRHTDLKILASEPIKRLSFPDWNMKYVPLDQSMSRLMSEHGFERFDPYRFDHHLVERVMQLMQGVPDPTEPTTEPRPSAPCRSIQLDTAEQAPPASEGSRTPLLLPAIAITISSLALLISLSCLGMQLGWL